From the Synergistaceae bacterium DZ-S4 genome, one window contains:
- a CDS encoding MATE family efflux transporter yields the protein MLIDQEKIPKLLIHFAFPAMIGMIAGAIYNIVDRIFVGRYVGTDGLAAITLSFPVMLLMFSFSLLIGVGGSSRVAILRGARKQRPAEQALAHTLTLLAAVGFAGMGLSIFGVDFLLRLSGAGEEILPLARNYLRIILIGGPMALMGHGINSLIRACGDPRYAMGTQILGAFSNILLDALFIVKMGMGVEGAALGTVLAQGAAAVCGIWFFYSGSSPVRIRLSFLFRLRTKVIKKICAVGSSPFITELSFVFYMTLMNNMVRKYGGDIGLSAMGVFLSLDSILFLPALAIGEAVQPVIGYNYGAGKPDRVIGAIKYAVYMVTSLYLLSFVVAETFAREMILLFNNDPELLAIGVPGMRIGYIGIVFMGVTIVTNSALLGLGRAKEAITLSVFRHAVFLFLPLIILPRYFGLWGVWMSFPVGDIFGCFIAAFFLKRLFKWLGGDSALFIE from the coding sequence ATGCTGATAGATCAGGAGAAGATACCAAAGCTCCTGATCCATTTTGCGTTCCCTGCCATGATCGGAATGATAGCCGGAGCTATCTACAACATCGTTGACCGCATCTTCGTGGGAAGATACGTGGGAACCGATGGACTTGCAGCCATCACCCTCTCTTTTCCGGTAATGCTGCTCATGTTCTCTTTCTCTCTCCTCATAGGAGTAGGCGGATCGTCAAGGGTGGCCATCTTGAGAGGAGCAAGGAAACAGCGGCCCGCTGAACAGGCCCTCGCACACACACTGACGCTTCTTGCTGCAGTGGGCTTTGCGGGGATGGGACTCAGCATATTCGGTGTCGACTTTCTCCTGAGGCTTTCGGGTGCCGGTGAAGAAATATTGCCCCTCGCAAGGAATTATCTTCGTATCATCCTCATTGGAGGCCCTATGGCCCTTATGGGGCATGGCATAAATTCCCTCATCAGGGCATGCGGGGATCCACGATATGCAATGGGGACACAGATACTCGGTGCTTTCTCGAATATTCTGCTTGATGCGCTTTTCATAGTGAAAATGGGGATGGGCGTAGAAGGTGCGGCTTTGGGTACAGTGCTTGCACAGGGCGCGGCCGCCGTCTGCGGCATCTGGTTTTTCTATTCCGGCTCAAGCCCGGTCAGGATAAGGCTCAGTTTCCTGTTCAGGCTGAGGACGAAGGTAATCAAAAAGATCTGTGCCGTAGGGAGCTCTCCCTTCATTACGGAACTCTCCTTCGTGTTCTACATGACGCTGATGAACAATATGGTGAGGAAATACGGCGGAGATATCGGGCTTTCAGCAATGGGCGTCTTTCTGAGCCTTGACTCTATTCTTTTCCTCCCGGCTCTTGCTATCGGAGAAGCTGTACAGCCGGTCATAGGGTACAATTACGGGGCAGGAAAGCCGGACAGGGTCATCGGCGCCATAAAATATGCAGTCTACATGGTCACATCCTTATATCTTCTGAGTTTTGTCGTTGCTGAGACCTTTGCCCGGGAGATGATCCTGCTCTTCAATAATGATCCGGAGCTGCTGGCTATTGGAGTCCCGGGAATGAGGATAGGCTATATAGGCATTGTATTCATGGGTGTGACCATAGTGACCAATTCGGCTCTTCTCGGCCTGGGCAGGGCGAAGGAGGCAATAACCCTGTCCGTATTTCGGCATGCCGTCTTCCTCTTCCTTCCCCTTATCATCCTGCCCAGGTACTTTGGCCTTTGGGGGGTGTGGATGTCTTTTCCTGTAGGCGACATCTTTGGCTGCTTCATCGCAGCGTTCTTTCTGAAAAGGCTGTTCAAATGGCTTG
- a CDS encoding FAD-dependent oxidoreductase has product MRKKITLLISLFFILISKYTGSAYAEERLYDVAVIGAGSGGCSAAIQAARMGMSVALIEESDWIGGQMTGAAVSTMDDKTKTRTGIYLEFITKVREYYSARNTNYNICYWGSDTIAFEPWVGQMILKEMLGQAGLIDIILKARPLSAKVTDNRIRSVDVQVDGKNINISAKVFIDATECGDLIALSGARYRAGNSLSPKIDKNAIIQDITYPAVIKQYKEGLPPELRVQGPPPGYTDHLFKFRMTIRKNGSTWPGEYPFSPVVHNAYRAIPDPSNSTFIDGGKPETWPKISKTAINWANDYPGQNGSTPGLSVEFLESPSFRVLATREAMLKTLAFLYYIQTELGMSDWSVDNRQGYGGWFSTDWANWAELPEKYRPILSHFPPFPYVRESRRIVGIKTMTVDDILRDETLGRALFSKPHSLALGEYPIDIHGKNDSIYLEADLGETKEKIPNDWNGDGGLFQIPFEVFVPEKLDGLVAAEKNISVSRVVNGSTRLQPVTMLTGQAAGAIAALAVMEKVQPRKLRPIAIQTELWRAKSRLSLFDFEDVPNYSPSWAGVEAAMLYGYMDPLSERFFGVYDEMHWVEVRDVFRKALGIDKFPKRELQGLVTQDNLSGWIGELFKKDLTRYRGVIDGLAGDKPLTKGKLATTVLALMKAAPERNDKKK; this is encoded by the coding sequence TTGCGAAAAAAAATTACCTTGCTTATTTCATTATTTTTTATTTTAATTTCCAAATATACCGGCAGCGCGTACGCAGAAGAGCGGCTCTACGATGTAGCGGTGATAGGCGCGGGCTCAGGCGGATGCTCGGCAGCCATTCAGGCAGCAAGAATGGGGATGTCAGTCGCCCTTATAGAGGAATCTGACTGGATAGGCGGACAGATGACGGGAGCCGCCGTTTCGACGATGGATGACAAGACAAAGACCCGTACCGGAATATACCTTGAGTTCATAACAAAGGTCCGTGAATATTACTCCGCAAGAAATACAAATTACAATATCTGCTACTGGGGAAGCGACACCATTGCATTTGAGCCATGGGTCGGCCAGATGATTTTAAAGGAGATGCTCGGACAGGCCGGACTGATCGACATAATACTGAAAGCCAGACCTCTCTCCGCAAAAGTGACGGATAACAGGATCCGTTCCGTCGATGTACAGGTCGACGGGAAAAATATTAACATCTCAGCTAAGGTCTTTATTGACGCTACGGAATGCGGAGATCTTATCGCCCTTTCCGGTGCCAGGTACCGGGCCGGAAACTCTCTGTCGCCCAAGATAGACAAAAATGCGATCATCCAGGACATCACTTATCCCGCAGTAATTAAACAGTACAAAGAGGGACTGCCTCCCGAGCTTAGGGTACAGGGCCCGCCTCCCGGATACACGGACCACCTTTTCAAATTCAGGATGACCATCAGGAAAAACGGAAGCACATGGCCGGGAGAGTACCCTTTCAGCCCGGTCGTACACAATGCTTACCGGGCAATACCCGACCCTTCGAACAGCACTTTCATTGACGGAGGAAAGCCCGAAACATGGCCAAAGATCTCAAAGACTGCCATTAACTGGGCGAATGACTATCCGGGGCAGAACGGAAGCACTCCGGGCCTTTCAGTGGAATTCCTTGAGAGTCCCAGCTTCAGGGTCCTTGCCACCAGAGAGGCGATGCTCAAGACCCTCGCGTTCCTATACTATATCCAGACGGAGCTGGGCATGTCTGACTGGTCTGTTGACAACAGGCAGGGGTACGGAGGCTGGTTCAGCACAGATTGGGCAAACTGGGCAGAACTCCCGGAAAAATACCGCCCTATCCTCTCCCATTTTCCCCCCTTTCCCTATGTCAGAGAGAGCCGAAGGATCGTGGGGATAAAAACCATGACAGTGGACGACATCTTAAGGGATGAAACGCTGGGCAGGGCCCTTTTTTCAAAACCGCACAGCCTTGCCCTTGGCGAATATCCGATAGACATACACGGAAAAAACGACAGCATTTACCTGGAGGCAGACCTGGGCGAGACTAAGGAAAAGATCCCAAATGACTGGAACGGCGACGGGGGGCTCTTCCAGATACCGTTTGAGGTCTTTGTCCCGGAAAAACTGGACGGCCTTGTGGCTGCAGAGAAAAATATATCCGTTTCAAGGGTCGTTAACGGTTCGACAAGGCTTCAGCCCGTAACGATGCTGACAGGACAGGCCGCCGGTGCTATCGCCGCTCTTGCTGTAATGGAAAAAGTCCAGCCCAGAAAGCTCCGGCCTATCGCTATCCAGACTGAGCTTTGGAGAGCGAAGAGCCGGCTTTCCCTCTTTGATTTTGAGGATGTCCCGAACTACTCTCCGTCATGGGCCGGAGTCGAGGCAGCAATGCTCTACGGTTATATGGATCCACTCTCGGAAAGGTTCTTTGGTGTCTACGATGAAATGCACTGGGTGGAAGTGAGGGACGTCTTCAGAAAGGCTCTCGGCATTGATAAGTTCCCAAAGAGAGAGCTTCAGGGACTCGTTACTCAGGATAATTTATCCGGATGGATCGGAGAACTTTTCAAAAAGGATCTTACAAGATACCGCGGAGTTATTGACGGCCTGGCAGGCGACAAGCCACTTACGAAGGGAAAACTTGCAACTACGGTACTTGCTTTGATGAAAGCGGCTCCTGAACGAAATGACAAAAAGAAATAA
- a CDS encoding BMP family ABC transporter substrate-binding protein has product MKKRGIIAFLLVLCFAAAAFAALGPIKISDQKPTFVYVGPVGDGGYNFMHDQGRKMMEKLNPGIKSSIVESVPEGPDAERVMETAVRNGSKVIFANSFGYMDHVINVAKKYPDVYFMHCSGYKVAPNVSTYFGRMYQPRYLSGLVAGKATKSNLIGYVAAYPIPEVIRGINAFTLGVRKANPNAKVKVVWIFSWHDPAKEKEATKALFDAKCDTIAMHADTGGAPQAAEELGMWVIGYNNPMDKYAPTRHLVTPIWNWGKYYDYAVKNIEKGTWKSEQIWWSMKDGMVDLSAYGKAVSEDTKKLVAAEKKKILDGKWDVFHGPIKGQDGKIVVQQGKKLTDGEMLSMSWFVEGVEGTIPK; this is encoded by the coding sequence ATGAAAAAACGCGGTATTATTGCATTTTTACTTGTTCTTTGCTTTGCTGCGGCAGCATTCGCAGCTTTGGGACCCATCAAGATAAGCGACCAGAAACCGACCTTTGTCTATGTAGGACCTGTGGGCGACGGCGGATACAACTTCATGCACGACCAAGGCCGCAAAATGATGGAAAAGCTTAACCCCGGTATCAAAAGCTCGATAGTGGAATCCGTGCCCGAAGGCCCCGATGCAGAAAGAGTCATGGAGACGGCTGTACGCAACGGATCTAAGGTCATTTTTGCAAACTCCTTCGGTTACATGGATCACGTCATCAACGTAGCCAAGAAATATCCCGACGTCTATTTCATGCACTGCTCGGGCTACAAAGTGGCCCCGAACGTGAGCACATACTTCGGCCGCATGTATCAGCCCCGTTACCTTTCAGGACTGGTTGCCGGCAAAGCAACGAAATCCAACCTTATCGGTTATGTCGCAGCCTATCCGATCCCCGAAGTAATCCGCGGCATAAATGCATTCACCCTTGGAGTCCGCAAGGCCAACCCCAATGCAAAGGTAAAAGTCGTCTGGATATTCTCATGGCATGATCCGGCAAAGGAAAAAGAGGCAACAAAGGCTCTCTTCGATGCAAAATGCGACACAATAGCGATGCACGCCGACACCGGCGGTGCGCCTCAGGCTGCTGAAGAGCTCGGCATGTGGGTCATCGGATACAACAACCCGATGGATAAGTATGCTCCCACACGCCACCTCGTGACGCCTATCTGGAACTGGGGCAAGTACTACGACTACGCAGTCAAGAACATTGAGAAGGGCACCTGGAAATCCGAGCAGATCTGGTGGAGCATGAAGGACGGAATGGTCGACCTTTCTGCGTACGGAAAGGCTGTTTCCGAAGATACAAAGAAACTTGTCGCTGCCGAAAAGAAGAAGATCCTTGACGGCAAGTGGGATGTCTTCCACGGACCGATCAAAGGCCAGGACGGCAAGATAGTTGTCCAGCAGGGCAAAAAGCTCACCGATGGCGAGATGCTCAGTATGAGCTGGTTCGTTGAAGGCGTCGAGGGAACCATTCCCAAATAA
- a CDS encoding pyridoxal phosphate-dependent aminotransferase, translated as MISEKMLELGKKRSQIREIFEYGRKRAGEIGADKVFDFSIGNPNVPAPAFIRETITDLVNNEDPVKIHGYTSAQGDFGVRKILADHINSKYGTEITADHFYLTAGAAASLSICCKALALPGDEFLTFAPYFPEYKIYVESAGGALSVIPADTANFQIDMEKFAQAINEKTKAVIINSPNNPSGVVYSLETIRKMCLIMEERSKLYGHPIYLISDEPYRELVYGDVEVPFLLSHYDNTFVCYSYSKSLSLPGERIGYVLVSNRMKDGEDVYAAVCGAGRALGYVCAPSLFQHLIARCIGRTADISIYKKNRDILYSGLTGMGYECAKPDGAFYLFVKALEPDAEAFCDRAKKHELLLVPGDGFGCPGYVRISYCVRTDQIEASLPAFEKLAEEYKK; from the coding sequence ATGATTTCAGAAAAGATGCTTGAACTGGGCAAGAAACGTTCGCAGATCCGTGAAATATTTGAATACGGGAGGAAAAGGGCAGGTGAGATCGGAGCGGACAAAGTATTCGACTTCAGCATAGGGAATCCCAATGTTCCCGCTCCCGCCTTCATCAGAGAGACGATAACTGATCTTGTAAACAACGAAGACCCTGTCAAGATCCACGGATACACATCCGCACAGGGAGACTTCGGTGTAAGAAAGATCCTGGCAGACCACATAAACAGCAAATACGGGACAGAGATCACGGCTGATCATTTTTATCTGACCGCGGGAGCTGCAGCGTCACTTTCGATATGCTGCAAGGCACTGGCACTGCCGGGCGACGAATTTTTGACCTTTGCCCCATATTTTCCGGAATACAAAATATATGTCGAGTCTGCAGGAGGAGCGCTTTCGGTAATACCGGCCGATACTGCCAACTTTCAGATCGACATGGAAAAGTTCGCGCAAGCGATAAACGAGAAGACCAAGGCAGTCATCATCAATTCCCCTAATAATCCCTCCGGGGTCGTCTATTCGCTCGAGACGATCAGAAAAATGTGCCTGATAATGGAAGAGAGATCAAAACTGTACGGACATCCCATATACCTGATATCGGACGAACCATACAGGGAGCTGGTGTACGGGGATGTTGAGGTTCCCTTCCTCCTCAGCCATTACGACAACACCTTTGTCTGCTATTCATACAGCAAGTCGCTCTCCCTGCCGGGGGAGAGGATAGGCTATGTACTCGTCTCCAACAGGATGAAAGACGGGGAAGATGTTTACGCAGCTGTCTGCGGAGCGGGAAGGGCACTGGGATATGTGTGCGCGCCGAGCCTCTTTCAGCATCTCATAGCAAGATGCATTGGCCGAACTGCGGATATTTCAATATATAAAAAGAACAGGGATATACTTTACAGCGGTCTTACAGGCATGGGTTACGAATGCGCCAAACCGGACGGGGCATTCTATCTGTTTGTAAAAGCGCTTGAACCTGATGCCGAAGCGTTTTGCGACAGGGCAAAGAAACATGAGCTCCTGCTTGTTCCCGGGGACGGTTTCGGATGTCCGGGGTATGTCCGCATCTCATACTGTGTCAGGACGGATCAGATAGAGGCATCCCTGCCCGCATTTGAAAAGCTTGCTGAAGAGTACAAAAAATAA
- a CDS encoding RnfABCDGE type electron transport complex subunit B translates to MTGMIYPAIIMGGLGLIFGALLAFASKKFHVETDPRQADIRTILPGANCGGCGYPGCDGFAEALANGTGKITGCAAGGSALAESIAAILGVEAVTEEPKIAFLKCGGSNDKTVKNCVYYGEYDCRAASVIPGKGPSSCAYGCMGLGTCVSVCAFNAMTIKNGLAVVDPEKCVGCGACVENCPRNVLVLAPRKSKVNVSCNSPLKGPDVKKVCSVGCIGCTLCVKSCPVQAIEMKGALAEIDPAKCINCGVCATKCPTKIITDRRTAQERASAETASV, encoded by the coding sequence ATGACTGGAATGATATATCCGGCAATAATAATGGGAGGCCTGGGACTTATATTCGGAGCCCTTCTTGCTTTCGCCTCAAAAAAATTCCATGTTGAAACAGACCCCCGCCAGGCTGATATCCGCACGATACTCCCCGGAGCGAACTGCGGCGGATGCGGTTATCCCGGCTGCGACGGATTTGCTGAGGCACTGGCAAACGGCACAGGAAAGATCACAGGCTGCGCTGCGGGAGGTTCCGCACTTGCAGAGAGCATTGCGGCGATACTCGGAGTCGAGGCCGTGACTGAGGAACCTAAGATAGCCTTCCTGAAGTGCGGGGGATCTAATGACAAAACAGTGAAGAACTGCGTCTATTACGGAGAGTATGACTGCAGGGCAGCATCCGTCATACCCGGCAAAGGACCTTCATCGTGCGCCTATGGGTGTATGGGACTTGGGACATGTGTCAGCGTATGCGCGTTTAACGCGATGACGATCAAAAACGGCCTTGCCGTGGTCGATCCCGAAAAATGCGTCGGATGCGGAGCATGTGTGGAGAACTGTCCCAGAAATGTCCTGGTCCTGGCACCCAGAAAATCAAAGGTAAACGTATCGTGCAACTCCCCGCTTAAGGGGCCCGACGTCAAGAAAGTCTGCTCTGTTGGATGCATAGGATGCACACTGTGCGTCAAGAGCTGTCCCGTCCAGGCAATAGAGATGAAGGGCGCCCTAGCGGAGATCGATCCCGCCAAGTGCATCAACTGCGGCGTCTGCGCTACAAAATGTCCCACGAAAATTATCACCGACAGAAGGACTGCCCAGGAGAGAGCCTCAGCAGAAACAGCCTCTGTCTAG
- the rsxA gene encoding electron transport complex subunit RsxA, translated as MSLLALFFGAIFVNNILLARFLGCCPFLGVSSKLDTAKGMGIAVIFVTVLAATMTWLAYTFILVPLNLQYLYTLSFILIIAALVQFVEIVLKKVQPGLYKSLGIFLPLITTNCAVLGVAVINMNEKYTFLESVVHALGASAGFLLAIVLMAGIRERIEISQNMPRCLRGLPIALVTAGLMSIAFMGFSGLIK; from the coding sequence ATGTCCCTGTTGGCGCTCTTCTTCGGAGCCATCTTTGTAAACAACATCCTTCTTGCCAGATTCCTTGGCTGTTGCCCCTTCCTCGGGGTCTCAAGCAAACTGGATACGGCAAAGGGGATGGGAATTGCTGTCATTTTCGTCACAGTGCTGGCTGCGACAATGACATGGCTTGCCTACACATTCATCCTTGTGCCGCTGAACCTGCAGTACCTCTACACTCTCTCGTTCATCCTGATCATCGCAGCATTGGTCCAGTTTGTTGAGATAGTGCTCAAAAAAGTACAGCCCGGGCTATATAAGTCACTCGGCATATTCCTGCCCCTGATAACTACCAACTGCGCAGTCCTCGGAGTAGCGGTCATCAACATGAACGAAAAATATACCTTCCTTGAATCCGTCGTCCATGCCTTGGGGGCTTCTGCCGGATTTCTGCTGGCGATAGTTCTTATGGCCGGAATAAGGGAAAGAATAGAGATAAGCCAGAACATGCCCAGGTGCCTGAGGGGGCTTCCAATCGCGCTTGTGACTGCGGGACTGATGTCGATAGCCTTCATGGGCTTCAGCGGGCTTATCAAATAG
- a CDS encoding electron transport complex subunit E has protein sequence MMSPLRLLKNGILTENPTFVLVLGLCPTLAVTSSASNGFGMGLAATAVLMGSNVMISMIRKFIPDEIRIPAFIVVIAGFVTIIQLLISAYAPALDKSLGIFIPLIVVNCIILARAEAFAFKNGVIGSLFDGIGMGLGFTFALTFIGSIRELLGNGTVFNFSLIPSFYQPALLVILAPGGFITLGILIALFRNLQLRKEEASAGFKPDFDGWKKLDACEGCALKKYCGGGGLSVPCAKEEKEGDS, from the coding sequence ATGATGAGTCCTCTCAGGCTGCTTAAAAACGGAATACTTACAGAGAACCCGACCTTCGTGCTCGTACTTGGTCTCTGCCCTACGCTTGCCGTGACTTCGAGCGCTTCGAACGGTTTCGGCATGGGGCTGGCTGCAACAGCTGTGCTGATGGGTTCGAACGTGATGATATCCATGATAAGAAAGTTCATCCCTGACGAGATACGCATTCCGGCTTTTATCGTAGTCATTGCCGGATTTGTAACAATAATCCAGCTTCTGATATCGGCATATGCGCCTGCTCTCGACAAGTCCCTTGGGATATTCATACCGCTGATAGTAGTCAACTGCATAATACTTGCGCGGGCTGAGGCCTTCGCCTTCAAAAACGGCGTGATCGGATCCCTTTTCGACGGGATAGGGATGGGGCTCGGATTCACCTTCGCCCTGACATTCATTGGCAGCATAAGAGAACTTCTGGGAAACGGCACTGTATTCAATTTCAGTCTGATCCCTTCGTTTTATCAGCCTGCGCTTTTGGTCATACTCGCTCCCGGCGGATTCATTACACTGGGCATCCTGATAGCACTTTTCAGGAACTTGCAGCTCCGGAAAGAGGAGGCGTCTGCCGGTTTCAAACCGGATTTCGACGGCTGGAAAAAGCTGGATGCATGTGAGGGCTGTGCGCTGAAAAAATACTGCGGGGGCGGCGGCCTGAGCGTTCCCTGTGCTAAAGAAGAAAAGGAGGGTGACTCATAA